The Paenibacillus swuensis genome contains the following window.
GTCTCGCCAGCAACAATCCCCGACCGCTTTCCTCGCTGAGCATCTCCTCGAAATGACGATCCTGATTCCGCCGTATGGCTTCAAGGGAATTATACTGTCCGGTGTTGGTAACCTTCACAATAATATCCTCATGCTCCAGACGAATGGTCAACGCAATGGAACTGCAGTCCGCCGCCTTTCCGTAAGCGCGGTAAGTAGCTTCCATCGCGTTTATGATCAGCTCATGAATGGCAAAACACAGTTTGCGGGTATGAACGGTATCCAGACGACTTAGAAGGTGCTCGGTCATTTGGTCCAGATGATCCATGTTCTCCCAGCTTGGCACACATTCAATTGTCATTCGAAACATGAGATTCACGCTCCTCGGGAGTGTCGGACCAATGACCCGCATCCAAACAGACAAGGCATATGTCATCGGGTCTTTCGGTTAATGCCTGGATGTCTTTATCCAATAAATTCATCACGGATTGGTTGTTCCCGTGCCGGCAAGCGGTTAACACATTCCTTATGGCATCCGTTGTAAGACCGGGTCTGCCCTTATAAACTTCAAATAATCCATCCGTGTACATCAACAACCTGCAATGTTCGCCGTACTTGAAATGACCGGAGTGATACGCCGCTTCCCGCACAATGCCGAGCGTAATCCCGCCCCGATCCAATTTCACGAATTGACCTTCATCGGTTAACGCGATTCCATGCGGATGTCCCGCATTGACGTAACGGACCGTATGGTCGCGCGTGTCCAATGTTACGCAAAGGGCCGTGCACAACACGGTTTCCGTATTGCTTTTGCTATGGAACAAGTCGTGAACATGATAATTGAGCCGTTTCATAATAGCTGCAGGATCATCCATGTACGTGAGCAGTTCCTGCAGGAAGGAATGGATATGCATGCCGACAAGGGAGGAAGCCACACTATGACCCATGACGTCAATGAGAATGACGGTACACTTCTCCCCGTTCGTATGCCATGTATACATATCTCCGGCGAGCTGTTCGGAGGGCAATTGTTTCCCGTGAATATTCAATCTTGTACCTTCATACCACTTAGGCAGCACGGATTGTTGAATACGCTTCGATAACTCCAATTCCACGGCAAGCTTCAGTTCCGAACGCCTGCGCTCTGTGATATCCATCAAGGTACCCAAGGTGCCGGCGTATCGGTTCTCCTCATCTCTTCTGGACTGGGCAAACCATTCCACCCAACGATAATCGCCGTCCGCGGTAACAATTCGAAGCTCACGCTTGATCCAAGGCACTCGAAAACCGGACAACCCCTCCCCTGCTCCTTTAAGAAGGAGCGCATCCTCCGGGTGGATATACAGGCGAACAGGCATCTGCAATGAATTCCCCACCGTGAATCCCGTGATCTCCGTCCAAGCGGGATTCAGGAAAGTCCAGCGTCCCTCTTCATCGGTTTGAAAGATGACTTCTTTCACATGATCCACCACCGAACGGTAGCGGTCCGACATGGACTTATAATTGTTCTCGCTGATTCTTAATTGGCGGAAGAGCCGGTTCGATTCCAGAATATACTCCAAGATGTAAAAAGCTACACTGCCCCCGACAACGGCGATCAGCGAGGTTTGCAAATACAACAACAGCACTTCGGATTTCCTCATGGCGAACCACAGGAACCCGCCGACGATAGGAATCTGAATTCCGTTAAACAATTGAAACGCCTTCCAGCGGACAATAGGGACTTTGGCAAGTGAACCGAGTAAGACGGCTATCATTAACATGACGGCGGTGGCGCTGAAAGAAATGATATTTGAATCAAAAAAGGTCAAGCGGCCGATCGCAATAATTACGGCTGAAACAAGTGCCGAAACCATTCCTCCATAAACAGCCGCGAGCACAACGACAACATGTCTTAAATCCGTCTTTACCGTATCCGTTACCGGGATGCTGAATACAATCAGAATGATTCCCAGTCCTCCGAGCAACACCCCCAAACGAACGCGTATTCCGATCGGCGCATCAAGGGCGGGAGGCTCCATTTTGAAAAAACGACCCATAATAAACAGATACGAAAGCAGCACGCATAAATTGACAGCCAACTCCTTAAACACCATTTTGCACGTCCTCCCAGCAGGCCCTGGAGGGCAATCTATAGTAAATCTACTATTAGCATATGGGAATCTAGTAAATTCGGAACGGACAAGTTCACTTGGTGAATCATCTAAGTTTACGGGCAAAAAGAAAACGCCAAACCCTCGTAAAGAGAGTCGGCGTTTGGTGTGTAAATATTACTTATTCAGATTCGTTGTCGGTATCTTCTGAAGTATCTTCGGGCTCAGCCGCTTCAGCGGCTTTAAAAGCTTCTGTGCGCGCATGGTGGTTCGCGACGGCGTCTGTTCCGATTACGACTTCCATCCGGAAAATCGGCATGTTCCGCTTCGTAAACTTCGTTTCGTATTCGGTCATAACGTGTTCCTCTTCCGATACTCCCGCGCGGTGAAGGTTCAAGGAAATGTTCTTCATCTGCAGACGAAGGTCGGAGAAAGAGTTCAAGGAGAACTCAAACAGGGTTTCCGAATCTGTCTTGAAATGAATTTCGCCGTCCTTGTTCAGCACCTTGCGGTACTTGTTTACGAAGTTGGCGTGTGTCAGTCTGCGGCGGGCATGCTTCGCCTTCGGCCAAGGATCGCTGAAATTAAGGTAGATCCGTTCCAGTTCACCTTCTTCGAAGACATCCTCCAGGTCCAGAATGTTGAACCGGGCCAACGCCAGATTCGGCGGGGTCATATCCTCCGTCTCGCTCCAGATCGCCCGGGCTTTCACCGCTGCCCTGCGAACCAACTCATCATACATATCCACGCCGATGTAATTAATTTCGGGGTTTCTCTTGCTCATACCGCTGATAAAGCGGCCTTTGCCCATACCCAGCTCCGCGTGGATCGGATGATCATTCCCGAAAAACTCTCTCCAACGGCCTTTATACGGATGTGGTTCCAACACCACCAGATCTTTCTGCTGCTCTAATTCTTCTTTAATGCCTTTACGGCCTCGTAATCGCATGGGTTGTCCTCCAATAGGTTCTGCGGAAAGTGTTCTTTTTAACAAAAATCAATTTATATTCTGACAACATTCGGCCCAAAAGTAAAGCAATTTCAAACCCGCGGCTTCTTCCAATGAAAAAAGGAGTGTT
Protein-coding sequences here:
- the trmB gene encoding tRNA (guanosine(46)-N7)-methyltransferase TrmB, producing the protein MRLRGRKGIKEELEQQKDLVVLEPHPYKGRWREFFGNDHPIHAELGMGKGRFISGMSKRNPEINYIGVDMYDELVRRAAVKARAIWSETEDMTPPNLALARFNILDLEDVFEEGELERIYLNFSDPWPKAKHARRRLTHANFVNKYRKVLNKDGEIHFKTDSETLFEFSLNSFSDLRLQMKNISLNLHRAGVSEEEHVMTEYETKFTKRNMPIFRMEVVIGTDAVANHHARTEAFKAAEAAEPEDTSEDTDNESE
- a CDS encoding SpoIIE family protein phosphatase — encoded protein: MVFKELAVNLCVLLSYLFIMGRFFKMEPPALDAPIGIRVRLGVLLGGLGIILIVFSIPVTDTVKTDLRHVVVVLAAVYGGMVSALVSAVIIAIGRLTFFDSNIISFSATAVMLMIAVLLGSLAKVPIVRWKAFQLFNGIQIPIVGGFLWFAMRKSEVLLLYLQTSLIAVVGGSVAFYILEYILESNRLFRQLRISENNYKSMSDRYRSVVDHVKEVIFQTDEEGRWTFLNPAWTEITGFTVGNSLQMPVRLYIHPEDALLLKGAGEGLSGFRVPWIKRELRIVTADGDYRWVEWFAQSRRDEENRYAGTLGTLMDITERRRSELKLAVELELSKRIQQSVLPKWYEGTRLNIHGKQLPSEQLAGDMYTWHTNGEKCTVILIDVMGHSVASSLVGMHIHSFLQELLTYMDDPAAIMKRLNYHVHDLFHSKSNTETVLCTALCVTLDTRDHTVRYVNAGHPHGIALTDEGQFVKLDRGGITLGIVREAAYHSGHFKYGEHCRLLMYTDGLFEVYKGRPGLTTDAIRNVLTACRHGNNQSVMNLLDKDIQALTERPDDICLVCLDAGHWSDTPEERESHVSNDN
- a CDS encoding ATP-binding protein; translation: MFRMTIECVPSWENMDHLDQMTEHLLSRLDTVHTRKLCFAIHELIINAMEATYRAYGKAADCSSIALTIRLEHEDIIVKVTNTGQYNSLEAIRRNQDRHFEEMLSEESGRGLLLARHLSDELRVEQNEFGIVSIEFRKKGGCINEP